Proteins found in one Mycoplasma ovis str. Michigan genomic segment:
- the tyrS gene encoding tyrosine--tRNA ligase, which yields MRELKSRGVLYNSTPIENLEKLLDSGWGIYVGFDLTANSLHWGHYLLLAILNRASEYQIPTVIVIGDFTTPIGDASWRADDRKKITNSELSENLEKIREQLKRLSPNSELIQNSQFYSSFSINSVFDLLPFFNANSLLNKDFLKMRWDKESLTLKDIFYPVLQSYDFYSLVKNKNIGIQLGGQDQWGNITTGIEFIKRKQENLSVGGFTIPLLTDSSGSKFGKSTKGALFLDNKLSSEYKVFQYFWNLSDQQLKNLSNFVFSISLEELELPPQELKQKIIRELFTNVYSLEKFQRVQKISDFLFDVQKQSENYQWTQEELELLMEEIPSYSSSELMNVSNILIQLGLSNSHSESKRLVEQDGCIFGFGKKLTNHKEKLDISLFQHSFFLIRKGEKDFGIFKLITN from the coding sequence TTAAGGGAACTTAAGAGTAGAGGTGTACTTTACAACTCTACACCTATAGAAAACTTAGAAAAGTTATTAGATTCTGGTTGAGGTATTTATGTTGGTTTTGATTTAACTGCTAACTCTCTTCACTGAGGTCACTATTTATTATTGGCTATATTAAATAGGGCATCTGAGTATCAAATACCAACAGTAATAGTTATTGGTGATTTCACAACACCTATAGGTGATGCCTCTTGAAGAGCAGATGATAGAAAAAAAATTACTAATTCTGAATTAAGTGAAAATCTTGAGAAAATTAGAGAACAATTGAAAAGATTGTCTCCTAATTCTGAATTAATTCAGAATTCACAATTTTATTCTTCTTTTTCAATTAATTCTGTCTTTGATCTATTGCCTTTTTTCAATGCAAATAGCTTATTAAATAAAGATTTCTTGAAGATGAGATGAGACAAAGAAAGCCTAACTTTAAAAGATATTTTTTATCCTGTTTTGCAATCTTATGACTTTTATTCTTTGGTTAAGAATAAAAATATAGGCATTCAATTAGGGGGTCAAGACCAGTGGGGAAATATTACTACAGGAATTGAATTCATAAAAAGAAAACAAGAAAATTTATCAGTTGGAGGATTTACAATCCCATTATTGACTGACTCATCTGGCTCGAAGTTTGGTAAAAGCACCAAAGGAGCTTTGTTTTTAGACAACAAATTAAGTTCTGAATACAAAGTTTTTCAATATTTCTGAAATCTTTCAGATCAACAATTAAAAAATTTGTCTAATTTTGTATTTTCTATTTCTTTGGAAGAATTAGAATTACCTCCTCAAGAACTAAAACAGAAAATTATTAGAGAATTATTTACTAATGTCTATTCACTAGAAAAATTTCAAAGAGTTCAAAAGATTTCTGATTTCTTATTTGATGTTCAAAAACAATCAGAAAATTATCAATGAACTCAAGAAGAATTAGAACTATTAATGGAAGAGATTCCCTCTTACAGTTCTAGTGAGTTAATGAATGTGTCTAACATATTAATTCAATTAGGGTTATCTAATTCTCACAGCGAATCCAAAAGATTAGTTGAACAAGATGGGTGTATATTTGGTTTTGGAAAGAAATTAACTAATCACAAAGAAAAATTAGATATTTCTTTGTTTCAACATAGTTTTTTTTTAATTAGAAAGGGGGAAAAAGATTTTGGAATTTTTAAGCTAATTACTAATTAA
- a CDS encoding DEAD/DEAH box helicase family protein — protein sequence MLLLSKIIQKILARKIKHNFLARVIGEKEMELIFEELKSEFIKSDVNYEVVEQFFKEIQDSIREEKRIFMGKEEVQLELYEKIRDKLINSLGVEAEPLKLRKKGRNKILLIGTNGAGKTTTVAKLAYYLKTKKNIENIETVSLDANRAAAFEQLQQLVTPFGIKSHFIKELTGSAGLQEFENQANSREVNLVLYDSGGVLPKDAEGLSYLKKLSSIVNPTETILVLDALAGQESLEIVKLFCESINVDSFIVTKSDSMSPLGAALSAHYFYKLPIKFLGEGEKIEDLVVFYPDRIVSKLLGEGDVQTLAEKIEEKEVDTNIAEKSIYKFLKGKFDLEDLIIQLREVKKLGSLGGLLKMFPMFSNMSERLMSKSSEVEEEFAKWEVLIQSMTPYEKKNPKIIKAESSRRARIVKGSGRKVEELNRLLNKWEQTKKKAQEIGKKLLNKQVDLTSLLDYFK from the coding sequence ATGTTGCTTCTCTCCAAGATAATTCAGAAGATTCTAGCTAGAAAGATTAAACATAATTTTCTAGCTAGAGTAATTGGAGAGAAAGAAATGGAATTAATCTTTGAAGAATTGAAGAGTGAATTTATTAAGTCAGATGTGAACTATGAGGTAGTAGAACAATTCTTTAAGGAGATTCAAGATTCTATTAGAGAAGAAAAGAGAATCTTTATGGGGAAAGAGGAAGTTCAATTGGAACTCTATGAAAAGATCAGAGATAAATTAATTAATTCTTTGGGAGTTGAGGCTGAACCCTTGAAACTGAGAAAAAAAGGAAGAAACAAGATTCTTTTGATAGGGACTAATGGAGCTGGGAAAACCACTACTGTAGCTAAGTTAGCTTACTATCTGAAGACCAAGAAAAATATTGAAAATATTGAGACAGTAAGCTTGGATGCTAATAGAGCAGCAGCTTTTGAGCAATTACAACAATTAGTTACTCCCTTTGGAATAAAGAGTCACTTTATTAAAGAATTAACTGGTTCAGCAGGTCTTCAAGAATTTGAAAATCAAGCGAATTCAAGAGAAGTCAACTTAGTTCTTTATGACAGTGGTGGCGTTCTTCCCAAGGATGCAGAAGGTTTAAGTTATCTGAAAAAACTTAGTTCTATAGTTAACCCGACTGAGACTATTTTAGTTCTGGATGCTTTAGCTGGCCAGGAGTCTCTAGAAATAGTTAAGTTATTCTGTGAGAGTATAAATGTAGACAGTTTTATAGTAACTAAATCAGATTCTATGTCTCCGCTGGGAGCGGCATTATCTGCTCACTATTTTTATAAGTTACCCATTAAGTTTTTGGGAGAAGGTGAAAAAATAGAAGATTTAGTAGTCTTTTACCCTGACAGAATTGTGTCTAAATTGCTAGGAGAAGGTGATGTTCAAACTTTGGCGGAAAAAATAGAAGAAAAGGAAGTTGATACCAACATAGCTGAAAAGTCAATCTACAAATTTTTGAAGGGAAAGTTTGATTTAGAAGATTTAATTATTCAGTTAAGAGAAGTTAAAAAATTAGGTTCTTTAGGAGGTCTCCTTAAAATGTTTCCAATGTTTAGTAATATGTCTGAAAGACTGATGAGTAAGTCTTCAGAAGTTGAAGAAGAGTTTGCAAAGTGGGAGGTATTAATTCAATCAATGACTCCATATGAAAAGAAAAATCCAAAGATTATTAAAGCTGAGAGTAGTAGAAGAGCTAGAATAGTTAAAGGTTCTGGTAGAAAGGTAGAAGAATTAAATAGATTACTGAATAAATGAGAACAAACAAAGAAAAAAGCTCAAGAGATCGGAAAAAAGTTGTTAAATAAACAAGTGGATTTAACTAGTTTATTAGACTATTTCAAATAG
- a CDS encoding 30S ribosomal protein S6, with translation MFLVDSSCTEEESTKEVAPLIDLFKEEEGYGLSVSWSDKLAYPIKHKKEAHRYLLNFNTTDSEKLVKFRTLSSLNPKILRHLIINIEKNYGYRSSVNPKKIRAAELRAKKYQEFKARKQRAGFKPGINKIV, from the coding sequence ATGTTCTTGGTTGATTCTAGTTGCACAGAAGAAGAGTCAACAAAAGAAGTAGCACCTTTAATAGATCTTTTTAAGGAAGAAGAGGGTTACGGTTTAAGTGTTTCTTGATCAGATAAGTTAGCTTATCCCATTAAGCATAAAAAAGAAGCTCATAGATATCTTTTAAACTTCAATACTACTGATTCAGAAAAGTTAGTAAAGTTTAGAACTTTATCAAGTCTGAATCCAAAAATACTTAGACATTTAATTATTAATATAGAGAAAAACTATGGATATAGAAGTAGTGTTAATCCCAAGAAAATACGAGCCGCAGAGCTTAGAGCAAAAAAATATCAAGAATTCAAAGCAAGAAAACAAAGAGCTGGTTTTAAGCCGGGGATCAATAAAATTGTTTAA
- a CDS encoding single-stranded DNA-binding protein produces MLPKGYLIGNFTADPVPGITSSSQDYSRFSVACSENYTRVNQSAKTHYYNCIAWGKRAQYISTYLKKGDSVFIEFTLLTNNYTNIEGRVIKRVDLQVDKIEMLYQRLNKVFDSGILSSDTNVEDKYLLKNHEEHLVDNNLSPLPEFTKSEEVKEESVVPDLELEDIYNMKKEVDS; encoded by the coding sequence ATGTTGCCAAAAGGATATTTAATAGGAAACTTTACAGCGGATCCAGTTCCAGGGATTACAAGTAGTTCTCAAGATTACTCTAGATTTTCAGTAGCTTGTAGCGAAAACTATACTAGAGTAAATCAATCAGCTAAAACGCATTATTACAACTGTATTGCTTGGGGAAAAAGAGCTCAATACATTTCTACATATCTAAAAAAAGGAGATAGTGTATTTATTGAGTTCACTTTGTTAACCAATAATTACACAAATATAGAAGGAAGAGTGATTAAGAGAGTGGATCTACAAGTAGATAAGATAGAAATGTTGTATCAAAGATTGAATAAAGTCTTTGATTCAGGAATCTTGAGTTCTGATACTAATGTAGAAGATAAATATCTACTAAAGAATCATGAGGAACATTTGGTAGATAATAACCTTTCTCCTCTGCCTGAGTTTACCAAGTCTGAGGAAGTTAAGGAAGAATCTGTTGTTCCAGATCTTGAGCTAGAGGATATTTACAATATGAAAAAAGAAGTGGACAGTTAG
- the rpsR gene encoding 30S ribosomal protein S18, producing the protein MEDSTEKTENSTTSTTETTPVTPPSKPTETPPQKPFRKHRFKKPCWICRQGKLLIDYKEVEFLQNYLKKYNKILIHKISGNCLKHQHQLTQAIKRARYIGLLPFVAD; encoded by the coding sequence ATGGAAGATTCTACAGAAAAAACAGAAAATTCAACAACTTCAACTACAGAAACAACACCTGTAACTCCCCCAAGTAAGCCTACAGAGACTCCTCCACAAAAACCCTTTAGAAAACACAGATTCAAAAAACCTTGTTGAATTTGTAGACAAGGAAAGTTATTAATTGATTACAAAGAAGTCGAATTCTTGCAAAACTACTTAAAGAAATACAACAAGATATTGATCCACAAAATTTCTGGAAACTGTCTGAAACACCAACATCAATTAACTCAAGCTATAAAAAGAGCCAGATACATTGGTTTATTACCATTTGTGGCAGATTAG
- a CDS encoding DnaB-like helicase C-terminal domain-containing protein yields MQTRWNVEVINDLIEKWEKSFLDITLKDRTLNFLSSKEVVRSYENLIENSQLQDFELYLTTGYNLLDKKIKGFKPGHLIVIASRPGVGKTTFALNLISNNFHKIAPPFKSEKENAIGIFSLEMINEIIIEKLIAIDSKIDLFTLQGLSEGKKVEEIDLKVIEASKKKISQANLLFCDDANITLGKIIATIKLWSRKYLLKLVIIDYLQLINLPLEKELSSWNPNQKISHISRQLKILAIDLNICILTLSQLNRKLEERKGSDKVPVLSDLRDSGSIEQDSDVVIFLFPTPSSKKVKDSPSSKKSSYKSKKYRFEEDDEELEEDIEEILVEEEEFKKIEDISLKIGKNRHGPIGTIKFTLDKEIGKFLSVKQTPY; encoded by the coding sequence TTGCAAACAAGATGAAATGTAGAAGTTATCAATGACTTAATAGAAAAATGAGAGAAATCTTTTTTAGACATTACTCTAAAAGACAGAACACTTAATTTTCTTAGTTCTAAGGAAGTCGTTAGATCTTATGAGAATTTAATAGAAAATAGTCAGTTACAGGATTTTGAACTTTATTTAACTACGGGGTATAACCTTTTAGATAAAAAGATTAAAGGTTTTAAGCCTGGTCATTTAATAGTTATTGCTTCTAGACCTGGAGTAGGAAAAACTACTTTTGCACTTAATTTAATTAGTAATAACTTCCATAAGATTGCTCCCCCCTTTAAATCTGAAAAAGAAAATGCTATAGGCATTTTCTCTCTAGAAATGATTAACGAAATCATCATTGAGAAGTTGATTGCCATTGATTCCAAAATAGACTTATTTACCTTACAAGGATTATCTGAAGGTAAGAAAGTTGAAGAAATAGATTTAAAGGTTATTGAAGCTTCGAAAAAAAAGATTTCTCAAGCTAATTTATTATTTTGCGATGATGCAAATATTACTTTGGGAAAAATAATTGCAACAATTAAATTGTGATCTCGTAAATATTTATTAAAGCTAGTTATTATTGATTACTTACAATTAATCAATTTACCACTAGAAAAGGAATTAAGTAGTTGAAACCCTAATCAAAAGATTAGTCACATATCTAGACAATTAAAAATTCTTGCTATAGATCTAAATATTTGCATTCTTACCTTATCACAATTAAATAGAAAGTTAGAAGAAAGAAAAGGGTCAGACAAAGTCCCTGTTCTTTCTGACCTCAGAGATTCTGGATCTATTGAGCAAGATTCAGATGTAGTTATCTTTTTATTTCCAACCCCCAGTTCTAAAAAGGTGAAGGATTCCCCTTCATCCAAAAAATCTTCTTATAAATCAAAAAAATATAGATTTGAAGAAGATGATGAAGAGCTAGAAGAAGATATAGAGGAAATACTTGTTGAAGAGGAAGAATTTAAAAAAATTGAAGATATTTCACTAAAGATTGGGAAGAATAGACACGGACCAATAGGAACCATCAAATTTACTTTAGACAAGGAAATAGGCAAATTCCTTTCCGTAAAGCAAACCCCTTATTAA
- a CDS encoding YitT family protein has protein sequence MSSFNLNYQNSNLSDVVDTRNLSFKTTGGLSFQKVWSLKNQKAKIALVIFLGFCSGCLNFFFVERVAIYNPGLLSIWQAIGRCVKSVSSDQETTKIIYLIFFWVFNSIINLVLALSTYRVIGKEMTRLSVLFIVGSSVTGLALSYLPDGWKLKEFFLFSSPFSNTEQNGNGKNHFLVWEAVTQPPPPPPNSIKNGVLILFLYAIVFSFLNALITSLLYALGGCGGGVDWIIFYLFRAKSYFANKLIFYTGFCFLIFSYITGSYIPWAVSKGKNGSSLISNFFSPLFFALLISLFVRRFIFNVFYPRFKFINVKIFTNKFLDIRKELIERKFPHSFTIVPSFGSYSLRSQAQLEFICLLIELQELTKLVRTIDKDCFICSVPIRSLNARIKM, from the coding sequence GTGTCTTCGTTTAATCTGAATTACCAAAATTCGAACCTTTCAGATGTAGTAGATACTAGAAATCTTTCTTTTAAAACCACTGGAGGTTTATCTTTTCAAAAAGTTTGATCACTAAAAAATCAAAAAGCAAAGATTGCTTTAGTTATTTTTTTGGGTTTTTGTTCAGGGTGTTTGAACTTTTTTTTTGTTGAAAGAGTAGCAATATATAACCCTGGATTATTGTCCATATGACAAGCAATAGGTAGATGCGTTAAAAGTGTTTCTTCTGATCAAGAAACAACAAAGATAATTTATTTAATTTTTTTCTGAGTTTTTAACTCCATTATTAACTTAGTATTGGCACTAAGTACTTACAGGGTAATAGGAAAAGAAATGACAAGATTAAGTGTCTTGTTTATAGTTGGATCTTCAGTTACTGGTTTAGCTTTGTCTTATTTACCTGACGGTTGAAAACTAAAAGAGTTTTTTTTATTTTCTAGTCCATTTTCAAATACAGAACAAAATGGAAATGGAAAAAATCATTTTTTAGTTTGAGAGGCTGTTACTCAACCTCCTCCACCTCCACCCAATTCCATTAAAAATGGAGTTCTTATTTTGTTTCTTTATGCAATAGTCTTTTCATTTTTAAATGCTTTAATAACTTCACTTTTGTATGCTTTGGGAGGTTGTGGAGGAGGAGTTGATTGAATTATCTTTTATTTATTTAGAGCAAAGTCGTACTTTGCTAATAAATTAATCTTTTATACTGGGTTTTGCTTTCTAATATTCTCGTATATAACGGGAAGTTATATACCTTGAGCAGTAAGCAAAGGAAAAAATGGATCCAGTTTAATCTCTAATTTCTTTTCTCCACTCTTCTTTGCACTACTTATTTCTTTATTTGTAAGAAGATTTATATTTAATGTTTTTTATCCTAGATTTAAATTCATTAATGTAAAAATTTTTACAAATAAATTCTTAGATATTAGAAAAGAATTAATAGAAAGAAAGTTTCCACACAGTTTTACAATAGTTCCCTCTTTTGGAAGTTATAGTTTAAGATCTCAAGCACAGCTTGAGTTCATTTGTCTTTTGATTGAGTTACAAGAATTAACTAAGTTAGTGAGAACAATAGATAAGGATTGCTTTATTTGCTCAGTTCCTATTAGATCTTTAAATGCAAGAATAAAAATGTAG
- a CDS encoding aldehyde dehydrogenase family protein: MYKANSYIHGEVVTAKLPEEKLYSPLTGECIGTIPILDEKHKRWIFESAQQGFEKWKQVDYKTREKFMFLFGSKLKEHSRLLVQLIRLETGKTEKDAQEEVDRSIDYITETVHAFDKLIQNPKSFNSEKYPLMSDDLEGIFYRVPLGVALIVTPYNYPVNTVIIKMAPAILMGNSVVLKSSLSGSLSGWLISKIFNELSIDDHLITPGVLNFYTGRGSELSKYLTESKPNISALSFTGGREAGIELSRSLPAVPQSLELSALNVAIVLEDYGIDSIKEIIKGSFSLSGQRCTSIQLVCVEETAFDKFCDELIEQLGSFKPSQMPMNSQRAIKRLREIYEECLFSCAELLTPKIDWDRINDNTVSNIVFKGVTFENLLAKEEAFGPILGIISFQDVRAVIEKINDLGYGLQASIFSENLEKASELAHYLEVSRIHLNLAPSRSPDILPFPSSRKSGNSEQGIVNSLYFFSKYKGVLCKKVLEEKSEEDTSENSELKN; this comes from the coding sequence ATGTATAAAGCTAACAGCTATATACATGGAGAGGTTGTAACTGCTAAATTACCAGAAGAAAAACTTTATTCTCCTTTAACTGGGGAATGTATAGGGACCATTCCTATATTAGATGAAAAACATAAAAGATGGATTTTTGAATCAGCTCAACAGGGTTTTGAAAAGTGAAAGCAAGTGGATTACAAAACCAGAGAGAAGTTTATGTTTTTGTTTGGTTCTAAATTAAAAGAACACTCTAGACTTTTAGTTCAGCTAATTAGGCTAGAAACAGGAAAGACTGAAAAAGATGCTCAAGAAGAGGTTGATAGAAGTATCGATTATATTACTGAAACTGTACATGCTTTTGATAAGTTAATTCAAAATCCTAAGAGTTTTAATTCTGAGAAATATCCATTAATGTCTGATGATTTAGAAGGAATATTCTATAGAGTACCTTTAGGAGTAGCTTTGATAGTTACTCCATATAATTATCCTGTAAATACTGTAATTATTAAGATGGCACCAGCCATCTTAATGGGAAATTCAGTAGTACTAAAGAGTTCTTTGTCAGGATCTTTATCGGGATGATTAATTTCAAAGATATTTAATGAACTTTCAATAGATGATCATTTAATTACTCCTGGAGTTTTGAATTTCTATACTGGAAGGGGTTCAGAACTATCTAAATATTTGACAGAGTCAAAACCAAATATTTCTGCATTATCTTTTACAGGAGGAAGAGAAGCTGGAATTGAACTTTCAAGATCTTTACCTGCAGTACCACAGTCCTTGGAATTAAGTGCTTTGAATGTAGCCATAGTTCTGGAAGACTATGGCATTGATTCAATAAAAGAAATTATTAAGGGATCATTTAGTTTAAGTGGCCAAAGATGCACTTCTATTCAATTAGTTTGTGTTGAGGAAACTGCATTTGATAAGTTTTGTGATGAATTAATAGAACAACTTGGAAGTTTTAAGCCTTCTCAAATGCCTATGAATAGCCAAAGGGCTATTAAAAGGTTGAGAGAAATTTATGAAGAGTGTTTGTTTAGTTGTGCGGAATTGTTAACTCCGAAAATTGATTGAGACCGTATCAATGATAATACTGTTTCAAATATAGTTTTCAAGGGAGTTACCTTTGAAAATTTATTGGCAAAAGAGGAGGCATTTGGACCAATATTAGGAATCATTAGTTTTCAAGATGTTCGAGCAGTTATTGAAAAAATAAATGATTTGGGTTATGGATTACAAGCTTCTATATTTAGTGAGAATTTGGAGAAAGCTTCTGAATTGGCTCACTATTTAGAAGTTAGTAGAATTCACCTAAATTTAGCTCCATCTAGAAGTCCAGATATTCTTCCATTTCCTTCTTCAAGGAAATCAGGAAATAGTGAACAAGGGATAGTTAACTCCTTGTATTTCTTTTCCAAATACAAGGGAGTTTTATGTAAAAAAGTTTTGGAAGAAAAAAGTGAAGAAGATACTAGTGAAAATAGTGAGTTAAAGAACTAA
- a CDS encoding dUTPase, producing the protein MLLIELVKYQKQLDSKVLELQKPNLDDYHLLIARKTALVSEYFEFLNETKLFKYWTNKEIELEKLYEEFIDLVHFTLSLLYIYQLADELGTKYSLGTTSSDSRENLFLKAQKDNRLRVELLNINYDWIREIYSAIEKNNFAEWLGWLSQISIWLALTGEEIKKRYLVKWQKNFERLGVVFNSL; encoded by the coding sequence GTGTTACTTATTGAACTAGTTAAATATCAAAAACAATTAGATTCAAAGGTTTTAGAACTACAAAAACCAAATTTAGATGATTATCACCTATTAATAGCTAGAAAAACAGCTTTAGTTTCAGAATATTTTGAGTTTTTAAATGAAACTAAGTTATTTAAGTATTGAACTAATAAAGAGATAGAGTTAGAAAAACTCTATGAGGAATTTATAGATTTAGTTCATTTCACTTTATCTCTCTTATATATCTATCAATTAGCAGATGAATTGGGAACTAAATATAGTCTAGGAACTACTTCTTCTGATAGTCGAGAAAATTTATTTTTAAAAGCACAAAAAGATAATAGATTGAGAGTAGAACTTCTCAATATTAACTATGACTGAATAAGAGAAATTTATTCCGCCATAGAAAAAAATAATTTTGCTGAATGATTAGGTTGACTTTCTCAGATCAGTATTTGGTTAGCTCTTACTGGAGAAGAAATAAAAAAGAGATATTTAGTTAAATGACAAAAAAACTTTGAAAGGTTGGGAGTTGTGTTTAATTCCCTTTAG